Proteins co-encoded in one Methanobacterium bryantii genomic window:
- a CDS encoding class III signal peptide-containing protein produces the protein MSIIRLDNRGQISAEYLLLFVVILTVFLFMINNFIGPTIDASNSVSKASDAKIAIESIADAVNIVYANGPGAKRTIDINIPQDLDLNFNTDSQIVETTINNLNYNGNPANSKTLNAKINIAANIDISPSTLPLSKGWHTVQVYWNTTTNNITITA, from the coding sequence ATGAGCATTATAAGACTTGATAATAGAGGGCAGATTTCTGCAGAATATCTATTACTATTCGTAGTAATTTTAACTGTATTTCTTTTTATGATAAACAATTTTATTGGGCCCACAATAGATGCAAGTAATAGTGTCTCAAAGGCATCAGATGCAAAAATAGCAATTGAAAGCATTGCAGATGCTGTAAATATTGTTTATGCTAATGGGCCGGGGGCTAAAAGGACAATAGATATTAATATTCCCCAAGATTTGGATTTAAACTTTAATACGGATAGTCAAATAGTTGAAACAACCATAAATAACTTGAATTATAATGGAAATCCAGCAAATTCTAAAACTTTAAACGCTAAAATAAATATTGCTGCAAATATAGATATAAGCCCTTCAACACTGCCTCTTTCAAAAGGTTGGCATACAGTTCAAGTGTACTGGAATACTACAACTAATAATATTACAATTACAGCATAA
- the pyrG gene encoding glutamine hydrolyzing CTP synthase gives MSKYIVVTGGVVSSIGKGITAASIGRILRSYGIDVTAIKIDPYLNWDSGTLNPYQHGEVFVTEDGMETDLDLGHYERFLDVELSGDSNITTGKVYSSVIDKERKGDYLGSCVQIIPHITDEIKSMIRKISSKSDADVVLVEIGGTVGDIESQPFLEAVRQLRNEEGHDNVMFVHVTYVPYLNAAGEFKTKPTQHSTKELRSTGIIPDMIICRSELSIDAPLKQKIAHFCDVERNAVINCPDVSSIYEVPLILSKENVGEYVLKRLKMESRQPDLKDWQKIVKSLKKEEPVVNIGIIGKYVELEDAYISIRESLKHAAANIGVKVHIDWINAGNSLDTNKLGGLDGLLIPGGFGERGISGKLEAVKYSIEQKVPLFGICLGMQCMVIEFARLNGFEDANSTEFDPETKNPVIDIMPEQIKVEYMGGTMRLGSYPCNVKTGTQAYEAYQKKSVDERHRHRFEFNNEYREILQEKGLIISGVSPNDLLVEMIELKDHPWFLGCQFHPEFKSRPNNAHPIFVSFMNASFENKKNKS, from the coding sequence CTGTCAAAATATATAGTGGTAACTGGTGGAGTTGTAAGTTCAATCGGAAAAGGAATAACTGCAGCATCAATTGGTAGGATATTAAGGTCATATGGGATTGATGTAACTGCAATAAAGATAGATCCTTATTTAAACTGGGATTCAGGAACGCTTAATCCGTATCAACATGGGGAAGTGTTTGTTACAGAAGACGGTATGGAAACTGATTTAGATTTAGGGCATTATGAAAGGTTTTTAGACGTAGAACTCTCCGGTGATTCTAATATAACTACAGGTAAAGTTTATTCATCTGTTATTGATAAGGAAAGGAAAGGAGATTATCTTGGATCATGCGTACAGATAATTCCCCATATAACTGACGAAATTAAGTCAATGATAAGAAAAATTTCAAGTAAAAGCGATGCTGATGTAGTTTTAGTTGAAATAGGTGGAACTGTTGGGGATATAGAAAGTCAGCCGTTTTTAGAAGCTGTGAGACAGCTGCGTAATGAAGAGGGGCATGACAATGTAATGTTTGTCCATGTAACCTATGTACCTTACCTGAATGCTGCTGGTGAATTTAAAACTAAACCTACTCAGCACAGTACTAAAGAATTAAGAAGTACGGGTATTATTCCAGATATGATAATTTGCAGGTCTGAATTATCTATTGATGCTCCCCTAAAACAAAAAATAGCTCATTTTTGTGACGTTGAAAGAAATGCTGTTATAAATTGTCCTGATGTTAGTTCAATTTATGAAGTTCCTTTAATTTTAAGTAAAGAAAATGTAGGGGAATATGTACTTAAAAGATTAAAAATGGAATCTCGACAGCCAGACCTTAAAGACTGGCAAAAAATTGTGAAATCCTTAAAAAAAGAGGAGCCAGTAGTAAATATAGGAATTATAGGGAAGTATGTAGAGCTAGAAGATGCTTATATAAGCATCAGAGAGTCTTTAAAACATGCAGCTGCTAATATTGGAGTTAAAGTTCATATAGACTGGATAAATGCTGGAAATTCACTTGATACTAACAAACTTGGGGGATTGGATGGACTACTTATACCCGGCGGTTTTGGTGAGAGAGGTATCTCTGGAAAATTAGAGGCGGTAAAATATTCAATAGAGCAGAAAGTCCCACTATTTGGAATTTGCCTTGGAATGCAGTGTATGGTAATTGAATTTGCAAGATTAAATGGTTTTGAAGATGCAAACAGTACTGAATTTGATCCAGAGACTAAAAATCCTGTTATTGACATCATGCCTGAACAGATAAAAGTGGAATATATGGGCGGGACAATGAGGCTTGGTTCTTATCCATGTAATGTTAAAACTGGAACACAGGCATATGAAGCTTATCAAAAAAAGTCTGTGGATGAACGACACAGGCATAGATTTGAATTCAACAATGAATACCGTGAAATATTGCAGGAAAAAGGTTTAATAATTTCAGGCGTATCTCCTAATGATTTACTTGTTGAAATGATAGAACTTAAAGATCATCCGTGGTTTTTAGGCTGCCAGTTCCATCCAGAATTTAAATCAAGACCAAATAATGCTCATCCTATCTTTGTATCATTTATGAATGCATCATTTGAAAATAAAAAGAATAAATCTTAG
- the gatC gene encoding Asp-tRNA(Asn) amidotransferase subunit GatC, with protein sequence MKIEKDAEKILEKFREALQDIPELEETQYIVDNVNLTRPDCGKDKNPEKILRNAELDENGNIIAEKGKWVK encoded by the coding sequence ATGAAAATAGAAAAAGATGCTGAAAAAATATTAGAAAAATTTCGGGAAGCCCTTCAAGACATTCCTGAACTTGAAGAAACTCAATATATTGTTGATAATGTTAATCTAACGCGTCCAGATTGTGGAAAAGATAAAAACCCTGAAAAAATTCTTAGAAATGCAGAACTGGATGAAAATGGAAATATTATTGCAGAAAAAGGAAAATGGGTAAAATAA
- a CDS encoding amino acid-binding protein, with protein sequence MRLNLVLELLDIPGQLTDAFKPISRLGANIVTVIHQRDVKTERGTIPVQITIEGDKDTLDKVIDSLESQNIQIMEIDGVLRKEKIRTIFIGNIVEKDVKDALGRLNNIEGVRVIDFNLKIGDDPERSASKIILEADSGKRKEILGKIKEIGKSKGFLVINEV encoded by the coding sequence ATGAGGTTAAATTTGGTTTTAGAACTTTTAGATATCCCTGGACAACTTACTGATGCTTTTAAGCCTATTAGTAGGCTTGGGGCTAATATAGTCACTGTAATTCACCAGAGGGATGTTAAAACTGAAAGGGGTACAATACCTGTCCAAATTACAATTGAAGGAGATAAAGATACATTGGACAAGGTTATAGACTCTCTTGAAAGTCAGAATATTCAGATAATGGAAATAGATGGTGTTTTAAGGAAAGAAAAAATAAGAACAATCTTTATTGGAAATATCGTTGAGAAAGATGTTAAAGATGCACTTGGCAGGCTTAATAACATTGAAGGTGTAAGAGTAATTGATTTTAATTTAAAAATTGGGGATGATCCAGAAAGATCAGCATCTAAGATCATCCTTGAAGCAGATTCCGGTAAAAGAAAAGAAATACTGGGAAAAATAAAAGAAATTGGAAAATCTAAAGGATTTTTAGTTATAAATGAAGTTTAG
- a CDS encoding RNA-binding domain-containing protein: protein MNCKIYAKTELNPTEDIDKVTKTLKNMFDYDDMEIGENYVLVSGEKESITNLRKELKERKIRSVARKMMLKGIGANKIHFKLSKQAAFVGVPNFVEDDLSPLGEIDVEIETNDVQRFIDWIAPEIKSV from the coding sequence ATGAACTGTAAGATATATGCTAAGACTGAATTGAATCCCACAGAAGATATTGATAAAGTCACCAAAACACTGAAAAACATGTTTGATTATGATGATATGGAAATAGGAGAAAATTATGTCCTTGTATCTGGTGAAAAAGAATCAATTACAAATTTACGTAAGGAACTCAAGGAAAGGAAAATCAGAAGTGTTGCCAGGAAAATGATGTTAAAAGGAATTGGTGCAAATAAAATTCATTTCAAATTAAGTAAACAGGCAGCGTTCGTTGGGGTTCCAAATTTTGTAGAAGATGATCTATCTCCACTGGGAGAAATTGACGTTGAAATTGAAACTAATGATGTTCAAAGATTTATAGACTGGATCGCTCCAGAAATTAAAAGTGTCTAA
- a CDS encoding homoserine dehydrogenase, producing the protein MKICILGFGAVGKGVVKAISLKNDRFKEKYGLDLKVVAVTDTSGAAISNKGLDLDLLLEIKEKTGKVSNYPGYGVSGMSNMQVLENAEYDCLVEVTPTDICNGEPAKTHILKAFEDKRDVVTSNKGPLALYFKELNESAMNNGVQFKFEASVGGAMPIINFAHETLSSCDIDSIVGILNGTTNYILSRMAKEGSSYEQILKESQELGIAETNPAQDVEGIDAACKTVILANSLIGRDVSYKDVEVIGISKITPESISLAKNEGYLIKLIGEVSGDVLEVSPRLVREGSPFAVDGTLNVATLKTDLAEDVTVVGKGAGPLETASAILSDIISIYKIKQCNG; encoded by the coding sequence ATGAAAATTTGTATTTTAGGTTTTGGTGCAGTTGGAAAGGGTGTAGTAAAGGCCATTTCCCTGAAAAATGATAGATTTAAAGAAAAATATGGATTAGATCTTAAGGTGGTAGCAGTTACAGATACTTCAGGAGCTGCAATCTCTAATAAGGGGTTAGATCTTGATTTACTCCTTGAAATTAAAGAAAAAACTGGAAAGGTTTCTAATTATCCGGGATATGGAGTTTCTGGAATGTCAAATATGCAGGTACTTGAGAATGCTGAATATGACTGTCTTGTTGAAGTAACTCCTACTGATATCTGCAACGGTGAACCTGCTAAAACACATATTTTAAAGGCATTTGAGGACAAAAGAGATGTGGTTACCTCAAATAAGGGACCTTTAGCTTTATACTTCAAAGAACTAAATGAATCTGCAATGAATAATGGAGTTCAGTTTAAATTTGAAGCTTCAGTAGGTGGGGCAATGCCAATTATAAACTTTGCCCATGAAACTCTGTCCAGCTGCGATATAGATTCTATAGTGGGAATATTAAATGGTACAACTAATTATATACTCTCAAGGATGGCTAAAGAAGGTTCATCATATGAACAGATTTTAAAAGAATCCCAAGAGCTGGGAATAGCTGAAACTAATCCTGCACAAGACGTTGAAGGTATAGATGCGGCCTGTAAAACTGTAATTCTTGCAAATTCACTTATAGGTAGAGATGTGAGTTATAAAGATGTGGAAGTAATTGGAATATCAAAAATTACTCCTGAATCTATTTCTCTTGCCAAAAATGAAGGTTATCTCATTAAATTAATTGGGGAAGTATCTGGAGATGTTCTTGAAGTTTCACCAAGACTTGTAAGGGAAGGATCTCCTTTTGCAGTAGACGGTACACTGAATGTGGCGACACTTAAAACAGATCTTGCCGAAGATGTAACTGTTGTTGGAAAAGGTGCAGGGCCACTTGAAACTGCTTCTGCTATTTTAAGTGATATAATAAGTATTTACAAGATTAAACAATGCAACGGGTAA
- a CDS encoding diphthine--ammonia ligase → MKAAVLFSGGKDSTMAAYSAIKEGHEVEYLVSVFSDNPASYMFHVANIHITELSAEAMGIKLIKKVTKGIKEEELEDLKNILIELKDKGIEAIYSGALFSVYQKSRIDALCGELGLESCAPLWHRDPTEYMEEIIDLGFEVIITSVAAEGFDESWLGRKVDNDSLLEIIELNKKYKIHIGFEGGEAETLVLNGPIFNKKIKVMESENIWEGDSGYFLIKKAELEEK, encoded by the coding sequence ATGAAAGCAGCAGTTCTTTTTTCAGGGGGTAAAGACAGTACCATGGCAGCATACAGTGCCATTAAGGAGGGACATGAGGTGGAGTATCTTGTTTCGGTATTTTCGGATAATCCTGCATCGTACATGTTCCATGTTGCAAATATACATATTACAGAACTTTCAGCTGAAGCAATGGGAATCAAGCTCATTAAAAAAGTTACAAAGGGAATTAAAGAAGAAGAATTAGAAGATCTTAAAAATATTCTAATTGAATTGAAAGATAAAGGGATCGAAGCTATTTATTCAGGTGCTCTTTTTTCTGTATATCAAAAGTCAAGAATAGATGCACTCTGTGGAGAGTTGGGGCTTGAATCATGCGCGCCACTATGGCATAGAGATCCTACAGAGTACATGGAAGAGATCATTGACCTTGGATTTGAGGTTATAATAACTAGTGTAGCTGCTGAAGGCTTTGATGAGTCATGGCTTGGTAGAAAAGTTGATAATGACTCTCTCCTTGAGATTATTGAACTAAATAAAAAATATAAAATACACATTGGCTTTGAAGGCGGTGAAGCTGAAACTCTTGTTTTAAATGGTCCTATCTTTAATAAAAAAATTAAAGTGATGGAATCAGAAAATATTTGGGAAGGAGACAGCGGTTATTTTTTAATTAAAAAAGCTGAATTAGAAGAAAAATAA
- a CDS encoding A24 family peptidase C-terminal domain-containing protein has protein sequence MVFDIPLVCTFIAIITCLYASYTDLKSGIIQNKLTFSLIGLGIILNAVYAFMINDIWFIVTGVIFTAVIFALGYIFWKLGAWAGGDVKLFTALAALLPFYPLTLSYNIWGAAFPIVSIYGFPITLIINSLLSILPFLLIYVLFIAIRRKHYLVDELLAPVKEYKKNIVLALVTTAAVSLTYIILPYLPYRTIVVSLVLIIVLSFIISKLPDMVKAVILFFFTVFALYTNIQVTVIGIVAIFLSITVIGIIRKLITSVNRKALQDDYEISDLKEGMIPAYNMYERADEVYVDDKGFFDKIKESLKNGDPTAGITAHKGKLLISSMAAGLTEDNIILLKKLFEENKIDPKIKIKRGVPFAPSILIGLLISLFIGDLAVILQKTLYVILY, from the coding sequence ATGGTTTTCGATATACCTTTAGTCTGTACATTCATAGCAATTATAACATGTTTGTATGCAAGTTATACAGATTTAAAATCTGGAATTATCCAGAATAAACTTACTTTCTCATTAATTGGTTTAGGGATTATTCTAAATGCAGTATATGCATTTATGATTAATGATATCTGGTTTATTGTAACTGGTGTAATATTTACAGCGGTGATCTTTGCTCTGGGCTACATTTTCTGGAAATTAGGGGCATGGGCAGGTGGAGATGTTAAATTATTTACAGCACTGGCAGCTTTACTCCCTTTCTACCCATTAACTTTAAGTTACAATATATGGGGTGCAGCTTTCCCAATTGTTTCTATCTACGGGTTCCCTATTACTCTTATAATAAATAGTTTGCTTTCTATACTTCCTTTCCTCTTAATTTACGTGTTATTTATAGCAATACGGAGAAAACATTATCTTGTGGATGAATTATTGGCTCCAGTTAAAGAATATAAAAAGAATATTGTACTTGCACTGGTTACAACAGCAGCAGTTTCATTGACGTATATCATACTGCCTTATCTACCTTACAGGACAATAGTAGTTTCATTAGTTCTTATTATTGTCTTATCTTTCATTATCTCGAAACTGCCTGATATGGTAAAGGCTGTTATTCTGTTTTTCTTCACAGTATTTGCGTTATACACAAATATACAAGTAACAGTAATCGGTATAGTTGCTATATTCTTATCAATAACAGTTATTGGAATTATTAGAAAATTGATTACATCTGTAAATAGAAAAGCTCTCCAGGATGACTATGAAATTTCTGATTTAAAAGAAGGGATGATACCTGCTTATAACATGTATGAAAGGGCAGATGAAGTTTATGTGGATGATAAAGGTTTTTTTGATAAAATAAAAGAATCTTTAAAAAATGGGGATCCTACTGCGGGAATTACCGCCCATAAAGGTAAGCTTTTAATAAGTTCCATGGCAGCAGGTTTAACTGAAGATAATATAATTCTTCTTAAAAAGTTATTTGAAGAAAATAAAATAGATCCTAAAATTAAAATCAAAAGGGGAGTGCCGTTTGCACCTTCAATCTTGATAGGCCTTTTAATTTCCCTATTTATAGGAGATTTAGCTGTCATACTCCAGAAAACATTATATGTAATACTATATTGA
- a CDS encoding transposase codes for MFKKEKALNIVLDNYRMHKTKLVQKIAEILNINLMFLPPYSPDLNPIEDI; via the coding sequence ATTTTTAAAAAAGAAAAGGCATTAAACATCGTTTTAGATAACTACAGGATGCACAAAACTAAATTAGTCCAAAAAATAGCTGAAATATTGAATATTAATCTAATGTTTTTACCACCATACTCTCCAGATTTAAATCCAATTGAAGATATCTAA
- a CDS encoding DUF2101 family protein: MNIFAIFGDLIIRMFNFVGKLILEIPNIPDKLRGINSESFKEKIDTEKIRENVSQIKNDVKIKNNSLKISKTEAAEIFIVNNKENIDKSKVQSFEINKDFTSKQKERTVFVLQLLSLGFLALSILYLFNFLSFVIYCILGVLLVGCMVYILFSKVKLMYHADFNAYRDFFLMYVAAGIILVLFGTNSNLVMAFSFDFFPSFTVLLFAVIFSIAVFLIFRIRYHRNYTYGTVIEAGKKTAYVTVDYDICSNVKPDTYIVDNSYGANEGEIVKLQVEEKLLSRSGNKPICILETINM; this comes from the coding sequence ATGAATATATTTGCTATATTTGGTGATTTGATTATAAGAATGTTTAATTTTGTTGGAAAGTTAATTTTAGAAATACCCAACATTCCAGATAAATTAAGGGGAATTAACTCTGAAAGTTTCAAAGAGAAAATAGATACTGAAAAAATCAGAGAGAATGTATCCCAAATAAAGAACGATGTAAAAATTAAAAATAATTCTTTAAAAATATCTAAAACAGAAGCTGCTGAAATATTTATTGTAAATAATAAAGAGAATATAGATAAATCGAAAGTACAGAGTTTTGAAATTAATAAAGATTTTACATCAAAACAAAAAGAAAGAACTGTATTTGTACTTCAGCTTTTATCACTGGGCTTTTTAGCTCTATCTATACTTTATTTATTTAACTTTTTATCATTTGTTATCTATTGTATTTTAGGAGTTTTGTTAGTTGGATGTATGGTGTATATTCTATTTTCCAAGGTCAAATTAATGTATCATGCTGATTTCAATGCTTATCGGGACTTCTTCTTAATGTATGTTGCAGCCGGCATAATTTTAGTCTTATTTGGTACTAATTCAAACTTAGTTATGGCATTTTCATTTGACTTTTTCCCATCGTTTACTGTTTTACTGTTTGCGGTGATATTTTCTATAGCTGTTTTTTTAATTTTTAGAATTAGATATCATCGTAATTATACCTATGGGACTGTAATTGAGGCAGGTAAAAAAACAGCTTATGTAACGGTAGATTATGATATTTGTTCAAATGTAAAGCCTGATACGTATATCGTAGACAACAGTTATGGTGCTAATGAAGGTGAAATAGTTAAACTTCAAGTAGAAGAAAAATTATTGAGTAGAAGTGGAAATAAACCTATTTGTATACTTGAAACTATAAATATGTAA
- the asnB gene encoding asparagine synthase (glutamine-hydrolyzing), with translation MCGIAGVMGTDISKKLYDMLISLKHRGPDGTGVFVDGVTSYGNLNNLEISEGSFGLGHNLLSIVGCEPDSQPIVYDNYVLVCNGEIYNFKELKNKFNIDFKTDSDCEIIISLIKIFYEGSLYDAVIKTIEQLDGDYAFAVYDGRNFAAARDPVGVKPLYFGENDEKIFAFASEKKALWKIGITDVKTLPPDSMLYNKELVKINNKLNENVNIQNLGSQSNLSKETLRKQLKELLITSVKKRVSGLSEVGILFSGGIDSTIIAKITNDLGIKTRLYSVGHKDSADLKFARKTAEEMNLSLKTKVIDVEDVREYVIPVLDAVEEFNIMKIGVGMPAYIAAEMAHEDNLKVILSGQGADELFGGYNRYLKFYEEKGERAQEDLKNDILNLYHVNLQRDDAVTMANSIELRVPYLDPDIINIAMNIPMKYKINRGDTLRKCILREIGAELGVPEEIVKRPKKAAQYGSGIHKILVKKVLKEESFRDIEKRFNKYSI, from the coding sequence ATGTGCGGAATAGCAGGAGTAATGGGAACAGATATATCAAAAAAACTATATGATATGCTTATCTCTTTAAAACATAGAGGTCCTGATGGAACCGGCGTTTTTGTAGATGGTGTTACATCTTATGGAAATTTAAATAATTTAGAAATTTCTGAAGGATCATTTGGACTTGGACATAATTTACTTTCTATAGTTGGGTGTGAACCTGATTCACAACCCATAGTCTATGATAATTATGTTTTAGTATGTAATGGGGAAATATACAATTTTAAAGAACTTAAAAACAAGTTTAATATAGATTTTAAAACAGATTCTGATTGTGAAATTATTATAAGTCTTATTAAAATCTTTTATGAGGGCTCACTTTACGATGCAGTAATAAAAACCATTGAACAATTAGATGGAGATTATGCATTTGCGGTGTATGATGGTAGAAACTTTGCAGCAGCGCGAGACCCTGTTGGGGTAAAACCCCTTTATTTTGGAGAAAATGATGAAAAAATTTTTGCATTTGCTTCTGAGAAGAAAGCACTCTGGAAAATAGGTATAACCGATGTAAAAACACTTCCACCAGATTCAATGTTATATAATAAAGAACTGGTAAAAATAAACAATAAATTAAATGAAAATGTTAATATACAGAATTTAGGAAGCCAATCTAATTTATCTAAAGAGACACTAAGAAAGCAGTTAAAGGAGCTTTTGATAACATCTGTAAAAAAGAGAGTATCCGGACTTTCTGAAGTGGGTATACTTTTTTCAGGGGGCATAGATAGCACAATAATTGCCAAAATAACAAATGATCTTGGAATTAAAACGCGCCTTTACAGTGTTGGCCATAAAGATTCTGCTGATCTTAAGTTTGCAAGGAAAACTGCTGAAGAAATGAATTTATCTCTTAAGACTAAGGTAATAGATGTAGAAGATGTCAGGGAATATGTGATACCTGTATTGGATGCAGTAGAAGAATTCAATATTATGAAAATTGGAGTGGGAATGCCGGCATATATTGCAGCAGAAATGGCACATGAAGATAATTTAAAAGTCATCCTTTCAGGACAGGGAGCAGATGAACTTTTTGGAGGATATAATCGTTATTTAAAGTTCTATGAGGAGAAAGGTGAAAGGGCACAGGAAGACTTGAAGAATGATATTTTAAACCTGTATCATGTAAACTTACAGAGAGATGATGCTGTCACTATGGCAAATTCAATTGAACTCAGGGTGCCTTATCTTGATCCCGATATTATAAATATTGCTATGAACATACCTATGAAATATAAAATAAATAGAGGCGATACCCTGAGAAAATGTATCCTCAGGGAAATAGGCGCTGAACTGGGAGTACCTGAAGAAATCGTAAAGAGGCCTAAAAAAGCAGCTCAATATGGATCAGGTATCCACAAAATACTCGTTAAGAAAGTTTTAAAGGAAGAATCATTTAGAGATATAGAAAAAAGATTCAATAAATACAGTATTTAA
- a CDS encoding TadE family protein has translation MKEIDQKGQISIEFVLILALMLVLVLIFVPYIGEQNELNTISLAAREGAMNTASDLVLNGTVNPLRVKDIILENEKSQNVTIQIDLSGSPSQNQTESIINGTLNSIAAQGYTRNDGDMSNSSEDDFIVTSRHRYNVTIVSS, from the coding sequence ATGAAAGAAATAGATCAAAAAGGACAGATTTCAATAGAATTTGTCCTTATACTTGCATTAATGTTAGTACTAGTACTGATATTTGTTCCATATATCGGTGAACAAAATGAACTGAATACTATTTCTCTAGCTGCACGAGAAGGAGCTATGAACACAGCATCTGATCTTGTCCTAAATGGTACTGTGAATCCTTTGAGAGTTAAGGATATAATCTTAGAAAATGAAAAGAGTCAAAATGTAACTATTCAAATAGACCTTTCAGGATCTCCATCTCAAAATCAAACAGAGTCTATAATAAATGGAACTTTAAATTCAATTGCAGCTCAAGGATATACCAGAAACGATGGTGATATGAGCAATAGTTCAGAGGACGACTTCATTGTAACCAGCAGACACAGATACAACGTTACAATAGTTTCAAGTTGA
- a CDS encoding cofactor-independent phosphoglycerate mutase: MKYVVVIGDGMADYPLEELNNKTVLQASVIPNMDFIASNGTNGLLKTVPEGMLPGSDVANLSIMGYDPKKYYTGRGPLEAASIGADLQNGEVAFRCNFITAKDGKLADFNANHISTEEAKELIDTLNQEFAEIGKFYLGVSYRHLFVMNDVESASLKSTPPHDVVGENIEENLLKPYDDKNAELLNKVMCDSVKILEDHPVNKKRTVNGKYPANMIWLWGQGTKPNMDPFIEKYGLKGATITGVDLIKGLGSYLGLTNINVPGATGYFDTDYSQKANYAVDTLNDHDLVFVHVEAPDEAGHAGDITEKIKAIESIDEKIIGKLLDELPKFDNYAISILPDHATPISVKTHTTDAIPYAMCSTNGVKDNVNQYNEFSAKMGSLGTIEGHKFMKSFLDI; encoded by the coding sequence ATGAAATACGTAGTTGTAATAGGAGATGGAATGGCAGATTATCCCCTTGAAGAATTAAATAATAAAACTGTTCTTCAAGCTTCTGTGATTCCCAATATGGATTTTATAGCATCTAATGGTACAAATGGATTACTTAAAACCGTTCCTGAAGGTATGCTGCCGGGGTCTGATGTTGCAAACCTTTCGATAATGGGTTATGACCCTAAAAAATATTATACTGGAAGAGGGCCGCTTGAAGCGGCAAGTATAGGTGCTGATCTTCAAAATGGAGAAGTTGCTTTTAGATGTAATTTTATAACAGCAAAAGATGGAAAATTAGCAGACTTTAATGCAAATCATATTTCTACAGAAGAAGCAAAGGAGCTTATAGATACTTTAAATCAGGAATTTGCAGAAATTGGAAAATTTTATCTTGGTGTAAGCTACAGACATTTGTTTGTAATGAATGATGTGGAGTCGGCATCTTTGAAATCCACTCCTCCTCACGATGTAGTTGGAGAAAACATTGAAGAAAACCTTCTAAAGCCTTATGATGATAAAAATGCTGAATTGTTAAATAAAGTCATGTGTGACTCGGTGAAAATACTGGAAGATCATCCTGTAAATAAAAAAAGAACTGTAAATGGTAAGTATCCTGCAAATATGATATGGTTATGGGGACAGGGAACTAAACCTAATATGGATCCGTTTATTGAAAAATATGGATTAAAAGGCGCTACCATTACAGGTGTAGATCTCATAAAAGGTCTTGGATCTTATCTTGGGCTGACTAATATCAATGTTCCGGGGGCAACTGGTTATTTTGACACGGATTACAGTCAAAAAGCGAATTATGCAGTGGATACATTAAATGACCATGATTTAGTGTTTGTTCATGTTGAAGCTCCAGATGAAGCAGGCCATGCTGGTGACATCACAGAAAAGATCAAAGCTATAGAAAGTATAGATGAAAAGATCATTGGAAAACTTCTCGATGAACTTCCAAAATTTGATAATTATGCTATTTCTATACTGCCTGATCATGCGACCCCTATATCTGTTAAAACACATACAACTGATGCAATTCCTTATGCAATGTGCTCTACAAATGGTGTTAAAGACAATGTCAACCAGTATAATGAATTTTCAGCAAAAATGGGTTCTTTGGGCACCATTGAAGGGCATAAATTTATGAAAAGTTTTTTGGATATTTAA